The DNA sequence gtacattttctgaaatgacaTGAGAACTAGCCTTGTGTATTTTTAGCGTTCTATTGCTTTTACCGCCCATTTTGGCTGCCTAGGCTTTAATGGATATGACAAATAAACATCTGAATTTCACTGCATGGGGCTGAATCATAAGCAATCTTAACCAGAAAACATAATCACCAGTTAAATTGGAACACCGGCACACTCTCTCCACTGAATAAGATGTTAGTGAAAGGCAGTGCTGCCTAACTATTTAGTGAGTTTGAGTCTGCTTTTGGTGTACACAGGACAATACTTTGTAGCTTTACAAGTTAGCTGCCATCTGTGTAAGATGCTCAGATCAGTaaactgtacaaacacaaatcacaggtttaaaaaaagttaagaAAAGAAGCCTAGTCCAAGGGggttgacctgcaatgtttaggtgggtggtactgTCAAACatcacatgaatgtcaggactcaaggatttccagcagaacactgcattataacaagatgaccgatgttattcacttcacctgtcagcggtcataatgttgtgggtGATTGGTATATGGCTGTTTGTTTTGAACCAGCCCTAAGTTATCTTGCCTAGACAACCTAAAGTACATTTtcttaatgtaaatatattgCCTTCATAGCCTTCTTAAAGTCTAAAAAGAATGAGTCCtgcatattttacagataaagtGGATTTAGATGATAtgtgatttattatttacaattaCCATCGAAGGGCGTTTTTTCCTCATGGAACATTTTGAGTCAAATTTCTGCCTCAACAACCAGTAGTTTATTTTACTGGCATGGGTAGGAAGGTTTAGCCACCTAGTTCtttagctgattttttttttcactcctgCAGTCTACATTTGATGTCTTTTTAACTTGTAAGTCATTTTGATTAGTTTGTTGATTTGGTTACTTGTTTAATCTGGTTTCTAACATCTTTGCAGGATTTGAAGAAATACCTATACAAACAGTTGCAAAGGTAAGTATTATTTAAGTAACATAATGTTAGCCATGTTCAGTTTGATTGTTGTCAGTGGAACTATATGCCTTTCATTTATAAATTCTGTCGTATGTCCTCCTATAGTGTTGAAGGTCTTCATGCTATTGTAGTGACAGACCGGGATGGCGTTCCTGTTATAAAGGGTAAGAAACCGTTTTTAATCTCCTCAGTCTTTAGCTTGTATATTGAGCAGTGGTAATCACATTTTCCATGAGATATTCAGTGGTTATATGAGCTCACACGGTAATTCATTATTATACATTTGAGAGTAAATGTTATAAAGACCTGAAGTGCTTGAGTGAGATGTACAGTAAATGTGGCACATGCTTACTATGTAAATATGCTAAATAGATACCTATCTACAATTGACCTATGACAAGCCGTTTTAACATTTATTAGCTGAATTTAAGTACAACTTCAACTTGGTCATTTTGACTAGTTGTAGTTGCTCTGTGACTCGTTAGATTTTTAGATTCAAGATATCCATCATGTCATTCTGACCAGTCAAAACCATGGTTAGAGATACCTGTCATTAAGTTGAACTGAGCAGAATAATAACTGCAGAAAATTTAAACGGCATTATGACTTCTCTGAATTACTGTGTGATGCTGCTCATGGGAAGCTTCCCATTGCATATTGAAGATCTGAAGGATTTGAACAGAAGTAACCGTGGCTATTATGTTGAAAAAGATTGCGAGAAAAGGCCAGTAAATGGGAGGAGCTCATTAGCAAGGAGTCTGTGAAGACTGAGACCTTCACTCACTAGAGACATGTGGTCAGAATGTACTAAAGCTTTGGCCTCAGGCTACTCTGATATGATGGTTAAACTGCTGCCATATGTGGTTAAGGTTGCAGTGGCATAGTATTTTGAAAAGCTACTGCCTTCCACTTAATGTAGTTTCTGATGTAACTAAAGATATCTGCAACATCATTCACCTTGTCAGAACTCTAATTCAATTGTCTGTACTCATCACAATTGTAGCTCAAGATATCTACAACATAATTCTGTCTAGTTGAAACCTAATTTAAGATATCTAAAAAGGACGATGTTGACATGTTGCATTGacaggaaaaatatgttttgaaccAGAATTTGTGACTAGTCAGAATCAAACTGTAGATATGTAATACTGGAATATTAGTCATAATTGGAGATATCTGTAATGTGAAACTTGATAAGAAAAGTTTACTTTGGTTATGGTGATTATTCACCAACTGTTAAATGCTTGTTTAAAAACATACCTAGGGTGACCCTAGAAGCTCTAGAGCaatggttcccaacctgtttggcttggagccccccctataagtTGCACCCccccataagtacactacaaaacataagagggaagttattgaattgtattactaatagaaaattccctaaaattatttaaaaaaaaaaaattttttttatatcaaaccaagagttgtactatgatgaggaggagagagtttatggctgcagtacatttggtgacactacaatgcataagagttaagttgattttttttttttttttaactaaaaaaatccttaaaattacgaagaaaaaaaaattaatatcaaaccaagagttgtagtatgaccagcaggagtcagttgctggctgcagtaaatttgttgaatatttgtgtgtcTTCGCTGTTTccagcggttttgcattttgcagacggtccctgttcactcgtctcaaagccagctgctcatagacatcaatgttatttctgcagcttgaaagacagatacttttgattaaactgggcttgtagcacattgtctaccttacaacgatggaaaagaggcatcgtttatgtttagacaacgtatatttaatgagttattgatgccagaagtccgaatctgtgaaaatctttccgactttaccgaactgtgttttgtttcctgacgtcgccgtaattcactggcttcatgctgtcatttgcgagcatttcaccacaaatagcatcattctgtcttgtcctttaataaagccatatttaaggtaactctcgaggtatagccggagtttttaggtactgatgaatcttcacccgttttcagtttttcagacaccgtttccgtcaggaattttctaactgcacacaaactaatgaatcaggATGAACTagaagccaacctgaagaaagaccaaatacaGTGGGTACAGAacgtattcagacccctttaaatttttcactctttgtttcattacagccatttgctaaaatcaaaaaagttcattttatttctcattgatgtacactcagcaccctatcttgacagaaaaaaacagaaatgtcgaaatttttgcaaatttattaaaaaagaaaaactgaaatatcacacagtcataagtattcagaccctttactgtgacactcatatttaactcacctgcggtccatttcttctgatcctccttgagatggttctacttcttcattggagtccagctgtgtttaattaaactgattggacttgattaggaaaggcacacacctgtctatttaagaccttacagctccagtgcatgtcagagcaaatgagaatcatgaggtcgaaggaactgcccaaggagctcagagacagaattgtggcaaggcacagatctggccaaggttacaaaagaatttctgcagcactcaaggttcctaagagcacagtggcctccataatccttaaatggaagaagtttgggacgaccagaactcttcctagacctggccgtccagccaaactgagcaatcgtgggagaagagccttggtgagagaggtaaagaagaacccaaagatcaccgtggctgagctccagagatgcagcagggagatgggagaaagttccacaaagtcaactatcactgcagccctccaccagtcgggcctttatggcagagtggcccgacggaagcctctcctcagtgcaagacatatgaaagcccacatagagtttgccaaaaaacacatgaaggactcccagactatgagaaataagattctctggtctgatgagacaaagattgaactttttggcgttaattctaagcggtatgtgtggagaaaaccaggcactgctcatcacctgcccaataccatcccaacagtgaaacatggtggtggcagcatcatgctatgggggtgtttttcagctgcagggacaggacgactggttgcaattgaaggaaagatgaatgcggtcaagtacagagatatcctggaagaaaacctcttccagagtgctctggacctcagactgggccgaaggttcaccttccaacaagacaatgaccctaagcacacagctaaaataacaaaggagtggaccccaggttgggaaccaccgCTCTAGAGGATGTTTATGTAACAATTGGCTCCATATGTCATGTAGGATCAATGTCAGTGAAGACTCACTACCAAAAACCATACTCACCTGTGCCTGCACAGGCATATAATCTGAAAAGAAATTCAACACTAGCCTGTTAGGATCACTGAGAGTTTACTGTTGAAAGGAAATGTAAAAGTAGACTCTTACTGTGTCTAGTGGATCTTATGCAAGTCATTCCTTTcctttaagaaaataaaaacaaataggcTACATTatacttttgcatgttttaggagccaatatttgaaataaatggTATGAGCAGAAAGGAGGAGTATCATTGACAGTTTGGTGAGCTGCTGAATGGTTACATCCCTAACATTCTTCTTGTATCCCTGCAGTTGCCAATGACAATGCCCCAGTCCATGCACTAAGACCTGGTTTCCTGTCCACTTTTGCTCTGGCCACAGATCAGGGCAGCAAGCTGGGCCTCTCCAAAAACAAGAGCATTATCTGCTACTACAACACCTACCAGGTGAGACACCAGCTTTACACTAATCATTCCATATATAATTAGTATGATATTAATTAATTCAACCTTTAGTGAAATAATGAGAGATCATTGAGGTCTAAGACTAGGAAGACAATGATCTCAATTATCTGCTTCCTACTGAGCAATGAAAAATTGTCTCCGTTTCTGTCCAAATGTACCTTGCTGATAACTGTCAATGTGAaatttaaatgttcatttttgatTCAACTAGACACCAAGATATTTAGAGCGAAGACTTTCTCAATACTATGCCTGCTAAGAGTGGTGAAATACACATTATCTATGGTTCCAGGTAATAGCATATATTTAGGTTTGTTGGTTCAGGATTAATTTCCAGTTACAGAGGGCTTCTTACAATTTCCTGAATGCCTGTTGTTGCAAGCATGGTAAATTTCTGGTATCTGTATGTATTAAGAAACCAGTAAAtgtaacagaaaaatgtgtatataaaagattggattttaaaatatttgtttttactgctttcCAAGAATTGGACAGGTTTGTAAAAGAGCTAAAAATATTGTACACTACGTATACTTTTATGTCTAAACTGTATGAAAGTCAGCCAATGGGCTGCTTCACCAGTATGTCTTGTTAAAGTCCAGGCTTTGGGTACATTCCAATATCCGTATTACTGTACTGTATAATACGCTGGGAAAAGGATTTAGTCGGTCTCAATACATAGTATGTCAAAAGTAGTATGCCAAAAATACTCAAATGTATTGCATCCAGTCAAATTTTACAGTATGTAGACTAGCAACATTTTCTGGCCATTGTGACCCACATTTGTCTGCATAGTTACGCCACATACATCACAGTGTCTTCCTGAAGTATAGACTAACTTCAGCCGATGTGAGTGCATAGACAGTTGACAACTCACTTtgcttttttgcatttatatttgtaaatggttttaatctgaaaatatatttattttgtcactAGTCCTCTTCTGGTATCAGTCATAAACTGGGCACAGGCATACACTTGCTTATCGGTAAATACTACATTTTCCTGATGGTCCGTAAATGCCTCGCATGCTGGCTAGGGTAGATACTACCAGGCTGCTACAATATAGCAGCTCTGACGGGCGTGCGACCAGAAATTTGTTAGAAAACAGTGATGAGTGTCCTACACAGATTTGCCCAAGTTGAAATAGAGTGATTTTTATCGATATACACTGTTCTCTATTACCAGagcaaatcacattttaaatgtcagtacaattctacaatttcatttggCAGATggttttatccaaagtgacataCTTCTGAGAgtaacacaagcaaggatctggTCAGGAGAAAAatacctggataagtgccatacaagttcaagtgtgataataggaccttttaaaaaaaaaagtgtgccaTCAGCACTGAATGTGGAGTCTTCCTTTCTTCTTAATGGACTCAGTGGAGATCTCTCTGACTGCACCTGAACACTTTTATCAGCAGGTGTGTCAgacctctccctctcctcagcCTGCTCCTCTATTCTCACTGGGTTACAGTGTCAGCTGTAGATTGTTTCATCATTGGGTCAGTGACAATGTAACAGTGAAATTGACTTTTATACATCAGGTAGGGAGAGACTGAGTCCATATGGATGAACCAGATCAACTAATGATCATCATTCACTTGCACAATGTGACCACATGAAATTTCAACTCACGCACTCTCAAAAATTTTGTTCGCAGTCTTGAGGTCTGTTAAGGAAACCTAAGGATTcataatacacaataaaacgTAATCATGGATATTGTATTCCCATTCTATTCCCATTAAATGAGCCCCCTAAATCGTACATACTCATGTTTTAGGTTTCAGAGGCCTCGATTCCTATTTATTGAGTCCTGCCCAAGTCTGCTCATATTGATCATGATATGTCTGTTGCGTTTTTGTGTTTAACAGATTGTGCAGTTCAATCGGCTACCACTGGTCATCAGCTTTATTGCCAGCAGCAATGCAAACACaggtaaaatgtcttttttaaggGTCTCTATCGctaataagtaaataaataagtaaataaaaataaaaataataataattacatatatatatatatatatatatatatatatatatatatatatatatatatatatatatgtgtgtgtatatatatatgtgtgtgtgttagggctgggcgatatggcataaataaaaaatctcagattttttcacaaaaaatcctgattcacgatttatccgatttttttttttttttgccccctacctaatctctgcatgcaggagtccagtctacttcatgcaattgagctgcagccctctctgggtaaacacaccggatcgcagctggaaatgcgccgcatgtggcatgctggtccggttgcagtgcgtttccagctgtgatccggtgtgtttacccagagagggctgcagctcatttgcataaagtagactgacttctactttatgcaaattgcctgcggcgtgcggagattccacgcatcgtgaaactgtcctcaaacttctaaactaggcgtcagtgacctaaaacgaggacagattcagctgctgcagattatttctcgcttcaaatgctttcagaaatacttttcgctgacgtgttttttgaaataaaagggaaagtttgtggccgagccgctgtgtttatccgacttgtctgcctgtccagctgaaagctcggtgacGTCACCACGTAGCgacgctgtcatgtgaccatgttgtggtccgctcgTGACCGCCGTCCGTGCCATTTTCAGATGTGTGCATTGCCGTgagggaaaatcgcatctagtggacacgcgcctttagatctgcgccgctcgccgccatgttgtttgtgtatcaagcgcggagggcccgcactctgaactacgggagcccagcgggaaggcgttggtggcggatgttgatgagaaaatcgattttcatgaaaacaaatcgacattaagtacaaactcgaattaatggataaaatcgatttatcgcccagccctagtgtgtgtgtgtgtgtgtgtgtgtgtgtgtgtgtgtgtgtgtgtgtgtgtgtgtgtgtgtgtatatatatatatattttagtggtgggacatgattaaaaattgtaatctaattaattacaggctttgtaattaattaatcgcaattaattgcagttctgtcaaatagcaatatttgacacaataaatgaagtttttcaattcaaataaaattgtggttgacagttgaatcaatgaatagacatatacgtgtttataatttaaaatttattttaaaaaaggaaaatgggatatatagaaaaagtgattttgatgacttaaagcctgaatttagttgttttttccacggtatggcacataaaatcagcataagtagttcaaggagcttcagaaagttgaaaatccacagattcattctgttttcatcttttctgggtctgataaatggtgtcattttgatggttctttttataggaatatcaatttttatttgttatttttttataaacaaaaagtttataattaagttattaaaagagatatttttgttgtttaggttattcctcctccaaggaggcagagcctcgacggagtaaaaacttaaaccacaaaaatgtttcatttctatttatctgcatttttcatctgtctgctacattcacagattactgcaaatctaagtgcaattataatgattttattcaacattttaagactctGTACACtgaagcactgtctagaaaagtggtctattatgggatggctacaccgttagcatgacttttagctaacgttagctctggtgctaaca is a window from the Amphiprion ocellaris isolate individual 3 ecotype Okinawa chromosome 20, ASM2253959v1, whole genome shotgun sequence genome containing:
- the lamtor3 gene encoding ragulator complex protein LAMTOR3 isoform X2, with product MADDLKKYLYKQLQSVEGLHAIVVTDRDGVPVIKVANDNAPVHALRPGFLSTFALATDQGSKLGLSKNKSIICYYNTYQIVQFNRLPLVISFIASSNANTGLIMSLEKELATLIEDLRQVVEVT
- the lamtor3 gene encoding ragulator complex protein LAMTOR3 isoform X3, whose translation is MTNQSSRSGSEAKPLATMADDLKKYLYKQLQSVEGLHAIVVTDRDGVPVIKDQGSKLGLSKNKSIICYYNTYQIVQFNRLPLVISFIASSNANTGLIMSLEKELATLIEDLRQVVEVT
- the lamtor3 gene encoding ragulator complex protein LAMTOR3 isoform X1, yielding MTNQSSRSGSEAKPLATMADDLKKYLYKQLQSVEGLHAIVVTDRDGVPVIKVANDNAPVHALRPGFLSTFALATDQGSKLGLSKNKSIICYYNTYQIVQFNRLPLVISFIASSNANTGLIMSLEKELATLIEDLRQVVEVT